The following coding sequences lie in one Metallumcola ferriviriculae genomic window:
- the ychF gene encoding redox-regulated ATPase YchF, with protein MALSCGLIGMPAVGKSTFFKLLTGADISIGTYADHANIKIANIPDKRIDWLTKLFEPKKTTFAQLEIIDIPGLQGSGNSREFLSRVDQVDALVHVVRAFREDQVFHIDGSVNPMRDLDTVNSELLLADLQLVETRIERINAAKKRTAEQEKELKVMERLQETLENEQRVATVELNADEQELLQHVHFLTDKPMIVVINLDEEQLSQGYAKETEIKKYCGDMGLRVLEICAKVEMEINELPAEERVEFLQDMGIEETGIVRLAEVIYDTLGLISFLTVGTDEVRAWPIDKGLTARQAAGKIHSDIARGFIRAEVVSFQDFHQAGSMDAVKEKGQFRLEDKDYIVHDGDIVSFRFNI; from the coding sequence TTAGCATAGGCACCTATGCCGACCATGCCAATATTAAAATCGCTAATATTCCTGATAAAAGGATAGATTGGCTGACCAAACTCTTTGAGCCAAAGAAAACTACTTTTGCTCAATTGGAGATTATAGATATTCCCGGTCTCCAAGGGTCGGGTAATAGCAGAGAATTTTTATCCCGGGTAGATCAGGTCGATGCCTTGGTTCATGTGGTACGCGCTTTTCGTGAAGACCAGGTCTTTCATATTGACGGTAGTGTCAACCCTATGCGAGATTTGGATACCGTGAATTCGGAGCTTTTATTGGCCGACCTGCAGTTAGTAGAGACCAGGATAGAGCGTATCAATGCTGCAAAAAAACGTACTGCCGAACAGGAAAAAGAATTAAAAGTAATGGAAAGACTTCAGGAAACTCTGGAAAATGAGCAGCGGGTGGCCACTGTGGAATTGAACGCAGATGAACAGGAACTGCTGCAGCATGTGCATTTTCTTACTGATAAACCAATGATAGTAGTGATTAATTTAGACGAGGAGCAGCTGTCTCAGGGTTATGCTAAGGAAACAGAAATAAAAAAATACTGTGGTGACATGGGACTGCGAGTGTTAGAAATATGTGCGAAAGTAGAAATGGAAATCAACGAACTGCCTGCAGAAGAGAGAGTCGAATTCTTGCAGGATATGGGAATTGAAGAGACGGGCATTGTCCGGTTGGCAGAGGTTATTTATGATACGTTAGGTTTAATTTCTTTTCTTACCGTTGGTACGGATGAAGTAAGGGCATGGCCCATTGATAAAGGATTAACAGCCAGACAGGCTGCCGGGAAAATTCATTCAGACATTGCTCGGGGATTTATCCGAGCTGAGGTGGTTAGTTTTCAGGATTTCCATCAAGCGGGATCTATGGATGCAGTAAAGGAAAAAGGTCAATTCCGATTGGAAGATAAAGATTATATTGTTCATGACGGTGATATTGTTAGCTTTAGATTCAATATTTAG